A genome region from Nocardioides cynanchi includes the following:
- a CDS encoding MGMT family protein codes for MSLDHDLYVELVLHCVEQVPRGRVTTYGAIAEVVGPVVGGGGPRLVGSVMAGYGGPVPWWRVVRADGSLPPSHQGEARQTYLEEGTPLRPSGSVDLRKAFWRPPALERAPRAGGAPAGRSRPGE; via the coding sequence ATGAGCCTGGACCACGACCTCTACGTCGAGCTGGTGCTGCACTGCGTCGAGCAGGTGCCGCGCGGCCGGGTCACGACGTACGGCGCGATCGCGGAGGTGGTCGGGCCGGTCGTCGGCGGCGGCGGGCCGCGGCTGGTCGGCTCGGTGATGGCGGGATACGGCGGCCCGGTGCCGTGGTGGCGGGTGGTGCGCGCCGACGGCTCCCTGCCGCCGAGCCATCAGGGCGAGGCCCGCCAGACCTACCTCGAGGAGGGGACACCGCTGCGACCGTCGGGGAGCGTCGACCTCAGGAAGGCGTTCTGGCGGCCGCCCGCTCTCGAGCGAGCGCCGCGAGCCGGCGGAGCGCCTGCGGGAAGATCCCGGCCGGGGGAGTGA
- a CDS encoding DUF1116 domain-containing protein yields MSGPVVGVGADLLAQAVADQAVDVIRVDWRPPMPGTEADLATVALDPDRPAANATALERVLAVRARLVDVVPAHEALGLQPGEFLHAGPPIAWERASGPLRGALIGGAALEGLVAEPEDAVALFESGTSVSLEPCHHRRTVGPMAGVVTPSMWMWVLEDPATGARTHCTLNEGLGKVLRYGAYSPDVLARLRWMNDVLGPLLQHAVRAADPVDVTAILTQMLQMGDEAHNRNRAGTLMLLRDLVPAMVTSGAAPADVAEAVDFVGSNDHFFLNLAMPACKLALDAGRDVPGSTLVVAMSRNGTDFGIQVSGTGDEWFTGPAQVADGLYLGDFGPDDANPDIGDSAITETAGLGGFAMATAPAIVRFVGGTVPDALATTRRMREITLGDNPRWSIPVLEFAGVPTGIDVSAVCRTGILPQINTGMAGREAGVGQVGAGLVTPPAGIFPQALRRLAALARERAAARTPS; encoded by the coding sequence GTGAGCGGGCCCGTCGTCGGTGTCGGCGCCGACCTGCTGGCCCAGGCCGTGGCCGACCAGGCGGTCGACGTCATCCGCGTCGACTGGCGCCCGCCGATGCCCGGCACCGAGGCCGACCTCGCGACGGTCGCCCTCGACCCCGACCGTCCGGCCGCGAACGCGACCGCGCTGGAGCGCGTGCTCGCCGTCCGGGCGCGCCTGGTCGACGTCGTACCCGCGCACGAGGCGCTCGGTCTCCAGCCCGGAGAGTTCCTGCACGCCGGCCCGCCGATCGCGTGGGAGCGCGCTTCCGGCCCGCTGCGTGGGGCCCTGATCGGGGGCGCCGCGCTGGAGGGACTGGTCGCCGAGCCGGAGGACGCGGTGGCCCTGTTCGAGAGCGGCACCTCGGTCAGCCTCGAGCCGTGTCACCACCGACGCACCGTCGGCCCGATGGCCGGCGTGGTGACGCCGAGCATGTGGATGTGGGTGCTCGAGGACCCCGCGACCGGGGCGCGCACCCACTGCACGCTGAACGAGGGCCTGGGCAAGGTGCTGCGGTACGGCGCGTACTCCCCCGACGTGCTCGCTCGGCTGCGCTGGATGAACGACGTCCTCGGCCCGCTCCTCCAGCACGCTGTCCGGGCCGCCGACCCGGTCGACGTCACCGCGATCCTGACCCAGATGCTGCAGATGGGCGACGAGGCCCACAACCGCAACCGGGCCGGCACCCTGATGCTGCTGCGCGACCTGGTCCCCGCGATGGTCACCAGCGGTGCCGCGCCCGCCGACGTGGCCGAGGCGGTCGACTTCGTCGGCAGCAACGACCACTTCTTCCTCAACCTCGCGATGCCGGCCTGCAAGCTGGCCCTCGACGCCGGCCGCGACGTGCCGGGCTCGACCCTGGTGGTGGCGATGTCGCGCAACGGCACCGACTTCGGCATCCAGGTCTCCGGCACCGGCGACGAATGGTTCACCGGCCCTGCGCAGGTGGCCGACGGTCTCTACCTCGGAGACTTCGGCCCCGACGACGCCAACCCCGACATCGGCGACTCCGCGATCACCGAGACCGCCGGGCTCGGCGGCTTCGCGATGGCCACGGCACCGGCGATCGTCCGCTTCGTCGGGGGCACGGTGCCCGACGCGCTGGCCACGACCCGCCGGATGCGCGAGATCACGCTCGGGGACAACCCGCGCTGGAGCATCCCGGTCCTCGAGTTCGCCGGCGTGCCGACGGGCATCGACGTGAGCGCGGTCTGCCGGACCGGCATCCTGCCCCAGATCAACACCGGGATGGCCGGTCGCGAGGCCGGGGTGGGCCAGGTCGGGGCCGGACTGGTCACTCCCCCGGCCGGGATCTTCCCGCAGGCGCTCCGCCGGCTCGCGGCGCTCGCTCGAGAGCGGGCGGCCGCCAGAACGCCTTCCTGA